One Halanaerobium hydrogeniformans genomic window, TTCAATTGATTCTATTTGTGGATCAGCTCAGGTGCATAATAAATTTCCAAATTCAAAGATGGTTTGCACCAAAACTCTCTATAATTACATAGATGCTGGACTACTTAAGATTAAAAATATTGATCTACCATTGAAATTAAAGCGTTCTACAAAACCAAAACGTATTAAGCAGAATAAAAAGAAACTGGGTACCAGCATTGATGAACGCCCTGAAAGCGTTAATGATCGCAGCGAATTTGGCCACTGGGAAATTGATACTATTATTGGTAAAAAGACTAAAGATGAAGCAGCACTACTTACTATGACAGAACGTACAACTCGCTCACAAATTATTCGCAAAATTGATGACAAAACATCTTGTTCTGTTCAGGAAGCTATGACAAAGCTAATCAAAGAAACTGGAGATCTTTTTTCTACAGTCTTTAAAAGCATTACCAGTGACAATGGTTCTGAATTCTCAGAGCTAGCCAGTGTAGAAGAAATAGTTGGCACTAAAATTTATTATACTCATCCCTATTCAGCCTGGGAAAGAGGAACAAATGAACGTCACAATGGCTTGATAAGAAGGTTTATACCTAAAGGTAGAAGTATAAATGAATTTTCAATTGAAGCTATTGCTAGAGTTCAAAATTGGTGTAATACTTTACCTAGAAAAATATTAGGATATTTAACTCCTGATGAAGCTTTTGAAGACCAACTAAAACTAATTCTATACAATTAAAATTATTACAGTTTGAAACTAGTTCAATTTAACATTGCAATTCAAGGATAATTTATTAAAAATAAAAATGAAATTATAAGAATGGGTAAAGAAAGCAGAAAGATTGCTGAAGAAAAGTATGATGTACATAAGGTAAATCAAAAAATTATAGAAGAGATGAATTTAGAATAGTTGGGGGATAACTATGAAAACATTAGTAACAGGAGCAGCGGGATTTATAGGTTCAACATTAACAGAGAAATTACTTGAAGAAGGATATGAAGTTATAGGAGTAGATTGCTTTATAGATTATTATGACCGTTCATTAAAAGAAAATAATATGAGTTCATTTATAGATCATGAAAACTTTACTCTAATAGAAGAAAACATAAATGATCTTGATTTAAAAGAATTACTTAAAGATGTAGACTACATATTTCATCAAGCAGCTCAGGCTGGAGTAAGATCAAGCTGGGGAGAAGATTTTGAAATTTATACTCATAACAATATAATGGGGACTCAGAGACTATTAGAAGCAGCTAAAGAGAGTAATATTAAAAAGTTTGTTTATGCTTCTTCATCTTCAGTTTATGGAGATACAGATCAATTACCAATGCAAGAAACAAATAGATTACAGCCTGTTTCTCCTTATGGCGTATCTAAACTTGCCGGAGAAAACCTATGCTATTTATATTATAAAAATTTCAATGTACCAACAGTATCCTTAAGATATTTTACTGTCTTTGGAGAGAGACAGAGACCGGATATGGCTTTTCATATTTTTATTAAAGCTATTTTACAGGATAAAAAACTAACTATTTTTGGTGATGGTAAGCAGTCAAGAAACTT contains:
- a CDS encoding IS30 family transposase: MDYLYDTPNSRKNKHLNAYDRGQIALLHSEGMSPYAIGKRLGRASNTIRNELKRGTVSQIKANKKVDIYFPDVGQRVYENNRKNCGPKFKLLECEDFIEHVLDKFYNSDHSIDSICGSAQVHNKFPNSKMVCTKTLYNYIDAGLLKIKNIDLPLKLKRSTKPKRIKQNKKKLGTSIDERPESVNDRSEFGHWEIDTIIGKKTKDEAALLTMTERTTRSQIIRKIDDKTSCSVQEAMTKLIKETGDLFSTVFKSITSDNGSEFSELASVEEIVGTKIYYTHPYSAWERGTNERHNGLIRRFIPKGRSINEFSIEAIARVQNWCNTLPRKILGYLTPDEAFEDQLKLILYN
- a CDS encoding NAD-dependent epimerase/dehydratase family protein, translating into MKTLVTGAAGFIGSTLTEKLLEEGYEVIGVDCFIDYYDRSLKENNMSSFIDHENFTLIEENINDLDLKELLKDVDYIFHQAAQAGVRSSWGEDFEIYTHNNIMGTQRLLEAAKESNIKKFVYASSSSVYGDTDQLPMQETNRLQPVSPYGVSKLAGENLCYLYYKNFNVPTVSLRYFTVFGERQRPDMAFHIFIKAILQDKKLTIFGDGKQSRNFTHVQDIVKANILAAESDAAGEIFNIGGDGKRVVLNDSIDLMEEIIGKKANREYQKVVKGDVKHTSADTSKAKEMLGYEPETDFEEGLEREVEFLKDLYL